One genomic window of Medicago truncatula cultivar Jemalong A17 chromosome 1, MtrunA17r5.0-ANR, whole genome shotgun sequence includes the following:
- the LOC25480957 gene encoding probable leucine-rich repeat receptor-like protein kinase At1g35710, translating into MLQSMKLFPLSCLLWFFCMFVMATSPHASSKTQSSEANALLKWKASFDNQSKSLLSSWIGNKPCNWVGITCDGKSKSIYKIHLASIGLKGTLQNLNISSLPKIHSLVLRNNSFFGVVPHHIGVMSNLETLDLSLNELSGSVPNTIGNFSKLSYLDLSFNYLSGSISISLGKLAKITNLKLHSNQLFGHIPREIGNLVNLQRLYLGNNSLSGFIPREIGFLKQLGELDLSMNHLSGAIPSTIGNLSNLYYLYLYSNHLIGSIPNEVGKLYSLSTIQLLDNNLSGSIPPSMSNLVNLDSILLHRNKLSGPIPTTIGNLTKLTMLSLFSNALTGQIPPSIYNLVNLDTIVLHTNTLSGPIPFTIGNLTKLTELTLFSNALTGQIPHSIGNLVNLDSIILHINKLSGPIPCTIKNLTKLTVLSLFSNALTGQIPPSIGNLVNLDSITISTNKPSGPIPPTIGNLTKLSSLPPFSNALSGNIPTRMNRVTNLEVLLLGDNNFTGQLPHNICVSGKLYWFTASNNHFTGLVPMSLKNCSSLIRVRLQKNQLTGNITDGFGVYPHLVYMELSDNNFYGHISPNWGKCKKLTSLQISNNNLTGSIPQELGGATQLQELNLSSNHLTGKIPKELGNLSLLIKLSINNNNLLGEVPVQIASLQALTALELEKNNLSGFIPRRLGRLSELIHLNLSQNRFEGNIPIEFGQLEVIEDLDLSGNFLNGTIPSMLGQLNHIQTLNLSHNNLSGTIPLSYGKMLSLTIVDISYNQLEGPIPNIPAFLKAPIEALRNNKGLCGNVSGLEPCSTSGGNFHNFHSHKTNKILDLVLPLTLGTLLLALFVYGFSYLFYHTSRKKEYKPTEEFQTENLFATWSFDGKMVYENIIEATEDFDNKHLIGVGGHGNVYKAELPSGQVVAVKKLHLLEHEEMSNMKAFNNEIHALTEIRHRNIVKLYGFCSHRLHSFLVYEFLEKGSMYNILKDNEQAAEFDWNKRVNIIKDIANALFYLHHDCSPPIVHRDISSKNVILDLEYVAHVSDFGTSKFLNPNSSNMTSFAGTFGYAAPELAYTMEVNEKCDVYSFGILTLEILYGKHPGDVVTSLWQQASQSVMDVTLDPMPLIDKLDQRLPHPTNTIVQEVSSVLRIAVACITKSPCSRPTMEQVCKQLVMS; encoded by the exons ATGCTTCAGAGCATGAAGCTGTTTCCATTATCATGTCTTCTTTGGTTCTTTTGTATGTTTGTAATGGCAACATCACCTCATGCTTCGTCAAAAACGCAAAGCAGCGAGGCAAATGCTTTATTGAAATGGAAAGCAAGCTTTGACAACCAAAGCAAGTCATTGCTCTCTTCATGGATTGGTAATAAGCCTTGCAATTGGGTGGGAATCACATGTGATGGCAAGTCAAAATCTATCTACAAGATACATCTTgcaagtattggactaaaaggTACACTTCAAAATCTCAATATCTCATCACTTCCAAAAATCCATAGCTTAGTTTTAAGAAACAACTCATTCTTTGGAGTTGTTCCACATCATATTGGTGTAATGTCCAATCTAGAAACTCTTGATTTGTCACTAAATGAACTCTCTGGTAGCGTTCCCAATACCATTGGTAATTTCTCCAAACTATCCTATCTTGATCTCAGCTTTAATTATCTCAGTGGGTCTATCTCTATTTCTTTAGGAAAGTTGGCCAAAATAACAAATCTCAAGTTACATTCCAATCAACTTTTCGGCCACATTCCTCGTGAAATAGGAAATTTAGTCAACCTCCAGAGACTATATCTTGGAAATAACAGCCTTTCTGGCTTCATTCCTCGAGAAATTGGATTTCTAAAACAACTCGGTGAACTTGACTTGTCTATGAATCATCTCTCCGGTGCAATCCCTTCTACAATTGGAAATTTGAGCAATTTATATTATCTTTACCTTTATTCAAACCATCTCATTGGTAGCATTCCGAATGAAGTTGGAAAACTTTATTCCCTTTCCACAATCCAGTTGTTAGACAACAACCTCTCAGGGTCAATCCCTCCATCCATGAGTAACTTGGTCAATTTGGATTCTATTCTCCTTCATAGAAATAAACTCTCGGGACCAATTCCTACCACTATCGGAAATTTGACAAAACTCACAATGTTATCTCTTTTCTCAAATGCTCTCACCGGACAAATTCCACCTTCCATATATAACTTGGTCAATTTGGATACTATTGTCCTTCATACAAATACACTATCTGGACCTATTCCTTTCACTATAGGAAATTTGACAAAACTCACTGAGTTAACTCTTTTCTCAAATGCTCTCACCGGACAAATTCCACATTCCATAGGTAACTTGGTCAATTTGGATTCTATTATCCTTCATATAAATAAACTCTCGGGACCAATTCCTTGCactataaaaaatttgacaaaactCACAGTGTTATCTCTTTTCTCAAATGCTCTCACCGGACAAATTCCACCTTCCATTGGTAACTTGGTCAACTTGGATTCTATTACCATTTCAACAAATAAACCCTCTGGACCAATTCCTCCCACTATCGGAAATTTGACAAAACTCAGTAGCTTACCTCCTTTCTCAAATGCATTAAGTGGCAACATTCCAACCAGAATGAATAGAGTTACCAATTTAGAAGTTTTGTTGTTAGGTGATAATAATTTCACAGGTCAATTACCGCACAACATTTGTGTTAGTGGAAAGTTATATTGGTTCACTGCATCCAATAATCATTTCACAGGATTAGTTCCAATGAGTTTGAAGAATTGCTCCAGCCTTATTAGAGTTAggcttcaaaaaaatcaattaactgGAAATATAACAGATGGTTTTGGTGTTTATCCACATTTGGTCTACATGGAATTAAgtgataataatttttatggCCATATATCACCAAATTGGGGTAAGTGCAAGAAACTCACAAGTCTTCAAATCTCCAACAATAATTTAACTGGAAGCATACCGCAAGAACTAGGTGGAGCAACACAATTACAAGAACTTAATCTGTCTTCAAACCATCTTACTGGAAAAATTCCAAAGGAGCTAGGAAACTTATCTTTGTTAATCAAACTCTcgataaataacaataatcttTTGGGAGAAGTTCCTGTACAAATTGCATCACTGCAGGCACTAACTGCCTTGGagcttgaaaaaaataatttaagtggCTTCATCCCTAGAAGACTTGGAAGGTTGTCTGAGTTAATACATTTGAATTTGAGCCAAAATAGGTTTGAAGGAAACATTCCCATTGAGTTTGGCCAATTAGAAGTTATTGAAGATCTTGACCTTAGTGGAAATTTTTTGAACGGAACCATACCATCAATGCTTGGACAGTTAAATCACATACAAACATTGAATCTTTCACATAATAATCTTTCTGGAACCATTCCTTTGAGCTACGGTAAGATGTTAAGCTTGACAATTGTTGATATATCATACAACCAATTGGAGGGTCCGATTCCTAACATTCCAGCCTTCCTAAAAGCTCCAATTGAAGCACTGAGAAATAACAAAGGCTTGTGTGGTAATGTCTCTGGTCTAGAGCCTTGCTCAACATCAGGTGGAAACTTTCATAACTTTCATAGTCATAAGACTAACAAAATTTTGGATCTAGTTTTACCCCTCACTCTTGGAACTCTATTGTTAGCATTATTTGTTTATGGGTTCTCATACCTTTTCTACCACActtcaagaaaaaaagaatacaagCCTACAGAAGAATTTCAAACTGAAAATCTCTTTGCAACATGGAGCTTTGATGGAAAAATGGTATATGAGAACATAATCGAAGCCACAGAAGATTTTGACAACAAGCATCTCATTGGGGTTGGAGGACATGGAAATGTTTACAAAGCAGAGTTGCCTTCAGGTCAAGTTGTAGCTGTGAAGAAACTTCATTTATTAGAACATGAAGAAATGTCTAATATGAAAGCATTCAATAATGAGATCCATGCTTTGACAGAAATTCGACATCGCAACATTGTGAAGTTATACGGCTTTTGTTCACATCGACTACactcatttttggtttatgaatTTTTGGAGAAGGGTAGCATGTACAACATTTTGAAGGACAATGAACAAGCTGCTGAATTTGATTGGAATAAGAGGGTGAATATCATTAAAGATATAGCTAATGCCTTATTCTATCTGCATCATGATTGTTCCCCTCCTATTGTTCATCGAGATATATCCAGCAAGAATGTTATTTTGGATTTGGAATATGTAGCTCATGTCTCAGACTTCGGAACATCCAAGTTCCTAAATCCCAATTCATCCAACATGACTTCTTTTGCAGGCACCTTTGGATATGCAGCTCCAG AACTTGCATACACAATGGAAGTAAATGAGAAATGTGATGTGTATAGTTTTGGGATATTAACCTTGGAAATACTTTATGGAAAGCACCCTGGAGATGTTGTAACTTCTTTGTGGCAGCAAGCTTCACAAAGTGTTATGGACGTGACACTTGATCCTATGCCATTGATAGATAAATTGGACCAACGTCTCCCTCATCCCACAAATACCATTGTTCAAGAGGTGTCTTCTGTGCTAAGGATTGCAGTTGCTTGCATAACAAAAAGCCCGTGTTCTCGCCCTACCATGGAGCAGGTCTGCAAGCAGCTTGTAATGTCATAG
- the LOC11424262 gene encoding phytochrome-associated serine/threonine-protein phosphatase has protein sequence MDLDQWISKVKDGQHLLEDELQLLCEYVKEILIEESNVQPVNSPVTVCGDIHGQFHDLMKLFQTGGHVPETNYIFMGDFVDRGYNSLEVFTILLLLKARYPANITLLRGNHESRQLTQVYGFYDECQRKYGNANAWRYCTDVFDYLTLSAIIDGTVLCVHGGLSPDIRTIDQIRVIERNCEIPHEGPFCDLMWSDPEDIETWAVSPRGAGWLFGSRVTSEFNHINNLDLVCRAHQLVQEGLKYMFQDKGLVTVWSAPNYCYRCGNVASILSFNENMEREVKFFTETEENNQMRGPRTGVPYFL, from the exons aTGGATTTGGACCAATGGATCTCGAAGGTTAAAGATGGCCAACATCTTCTCGAAGACGAACTTCAACTTCTCTGCGAATAC GTTAAAGAGATCTTAATTGAGGAATCCAATGTGCAACCTGTGAATAGTCCAGTAACTGTTTGTGGTGACATTCATGGTCAGTTTCATGATCTAATGAAACTTTTTCAGACCGGTGGGCACGTGCCCGAGACGAATTACATTTTtatg GGTGACTTTGTTGATCGCGGTTATAATAGTCTCGAAGTATTCACTATCCTTTTGCTTCTAAAAGCTAG ATACCCTGCTAATATAACCCTTCTACGTGGAAACCATGAAAGTAGACAACTCACACAG GTCTATGGATTTTATGATGAATGCCAGAGAAAGTATGGAAATGCTAATGCTTGGCGATATTGTACCGATGTTTTCGACTATCTTACACTTTCTGCAATTATAGATGGAACT GTGCTTTGTGTTCACGGTGGCCTTTCTCCAGACATCAGAACAATTGACCAG ATAAGAGTCATTGAGCGGAACTGTGAAATTCCTCACGAGGGGCCATTTTGTGATCTAATGTGGAGTGATCCTGAAGATATTGAAACGTGGGCAGTCAGTCCACGTGGAGCAGGTTGGCTTTTCGGATCCCGGGTTACATCTGAG TTCAATCACATAAACAACCTTGATCTTGTTTGTCGGGCACATCAACTTGTACAAGAAGGACTTAAGTACATGTTCCAAGATAAAGGCCTTGTAACT GTATGGTCTGCACCTAATTATTGTTACCGTTGTGGAAATGTAGCTTCTATTCTTAGTTTCAATGAAAATATG GAGAGAGAAGTTAAGTTTTTCACTGAAACAGAGGAGAACAATCAGATGAGAGGGCCTAGGACAGGTGTTCcatatttcttataa
- the LOC120580559 gene encoding uncharacterized protein, giving the protein MSNSSSYSSSSSEYLETLLTSAKPFLRNELISIDPKLPSLITILRSVGASECWHKHGTFLEHLIDIFRILHLWKSPYSVSLCGLFHSAYSNSYVNLAIFDPSTSREVVRGHVGVEAERLIHLFCVVPRQSLIHDDLLFHYSDKELCHDLEKSELSLRNAKEKGIFNKDESWRKKLQGLVPADGIKVKHIRTGEDVKLSRRVVAVFVMMTMADFCDQLFGFQDMLFENFDGRLEFKGNNFGAVWPGNGKPGLWLNSISRMGAVYNLILREEEIFLEEKKKMLGVKGVNGVDYERDEHIELVLPPVFAKCTKVLDARDQIVARDLYWEAMICEEGLEKIEELLVKSIEKNPFVGEPYVVLSQVYLTKGRFEEGEKEAERGLTLLLEWGCHWDKRISWEGWIAWTRVLLMKAKEKSWPNTSWGILNLGLVK; this is encoded by the coding sequence ATGTcaaattcttcttcttattcatcAAGTTCAAGTGAATACCTCGAAACCCTCTTAACCTCAGCTAAACCCTTCCTTCGTAACGAGCTCATTTCCATCGATCCCAAACTCCCTTCCCTAATCACAATCCTCCGTTCTGTTGGTGCATCTGAATGTTGGCACAAACATGGAACTTTCCTTGAACACCTTATTGATATTTTCCGCATTCTCCATCTTTGGAAATCTCCATACTCCGTGTCTCTTTGTGGCCTATTCCACTCAGCATACTCCAATTCCTATGTTAATCTTGCTATCTTTGATCCTTCAACCTCTCGCGAAGTTGTTCGTGGACATGTTGGCGTAGAAGCTGAGCGTCTGATtcatttgttttgtgttgttccTAGACAATCTCTTATTCATGATGATCTACTTTTTCACTACTCTGATAAGGAGCTTTGTCATGATCTTGAAAAATCAGAATTGTCTTTGAGGAATGCAAAGGAGAAGGGGATATTTAATAAGGATGAAAGTTGGAGGAAGAAATTGCAAGGTCTTGTTCCTGCTGATGGGATAAAAGTGAAGCATATTCGTACAGGTGAAGATGTGAAGCTTTCGAGGAGGGTTGTCGCGGTTTTTGTTATGATGACTATGGCTGATTTTTGTGATCAGCTTTTTGGTTTTCAAGATATGTTGTTTGAGAACTTTGATGGTAGGCTTGAGTTTAAAGGGAACAATTTTGGTGCTGTTTGGCCGGGAAATGGTAAGCCGGGTTTGTGGTTGAATTCTATTTCGAGGATGGGAGCTGTTTACAATTTGATTCTGAGAGAGGAAGAGATATTCttggaagaaaagaagaaaatgttggGAGTAAAAGGAGTTAATGGTGTTGATTATGAGAGAGATGAACATATTGAGTTGGTTTTGCCACCGGTTTTCGCTAAATGTACCAAGGTTTTGGATGCAAGGGATCAAATTGTTGCAAGGGATTTGTATTGGGAAGCTATGATTTGTGAAGAAGGGTTGGAGAAGATTGAGGAGTTGTTGGTGAAGAgtattgagaaaaacccttttGTGGGAGAGCCATATGTGGTGTTGAGTCAAGTTTATTTGACAAAGGGTAGATTTGAAGAGGGTGAGAAAGAAGCTGAGAGAGGATTGACTCTTTTGCTTGAATGGGGATGTCATTGGGATAAAAGGATTTCTTGGGAAGGTTGGATTGCATGGACTAGAGTTTTGTTAATGAAGGCAAAAGAGAAATCTTGGCCAAATACTTCATGGGGTATCCTCAATTTAGGTCTTGTAAAGTAA
- the LOC120580558 gene encoding MDIS1-interacting receptor like kinase 2, with translation MEDLYFVYKYLPWHYNNKSLSLIRNFLCVQISKMFQKMKPLPLLCVRLFFYVFVIATSPHATTKIQGSEVDVLLKWKASFDNHSRALLSSWIGNDPCSSWEGITCCDDSKSICKLNLTNIGLKGMLQSLNFSSLPKIRILVLKNNSFYGVVPHHIGVMSNLETLDLSLNRLSGNIPSEVGKLNSLTTIQLSGNNLSGPIPSSIGNLIKLTSILLDDNKLCGHIPSTIGNLTKLTKLSLISNALTGNIPTEMNRLTNFEILQLCNNNFTGHLPHNICVSGKLTRFSTSNNQFIGLVPKSLKNCSSLKRVRLQQNQLTANITDSFGVYPNLEYMELSDNNFYGHLSPNWGKCKNLTSLKVFNNNISGSIPPELAEATNLTILDLSSNQLTGEIPKELGNLSSLIQLLISSNHLVGEVPEQIALLHKITILELATNNFSGFIPEQLGRLPNLLDLNLSQNKFEGDIPAEFGQLKIIENLDLSENVLNGTIPTMLGELNRLETLNLSHNNFSGTIPLTYGEMSSLTTIDISYNQFEGPIPNIPAFKNAPIEALRNNKGLCGNSGLEPCSTLGGNFHSHKTKHILVVVLPITLGTLLSALFLYGLSCLLCRTSSTKEYKTAGEFQTENLFAIWSFDGKLVYENIVEATEEFDNKHLIGIGGHGSVYKAEFPTGQVVAVKKLHSLQNGETSNLKAFASEIQALTEIRHRNIVKLYGYCSHPLHSFLVYEFLEKGSVDKILKDNDQAIKLNWNRRVNAIKGVANALCYMHHNCSPSIVHRDISSKNVVLDLEYVAHVSDFGTAKFLNPDSSNWTCFVGTFGYAAPELAYTMEVNEKCDVYSFGILTLEILFGKHPGDIVSTALHSSGIYVTVDAMSLIDKLDQRLPHPTKDIKNEVLSILRIAIHCLSERTHDRPTMGQVCKEIVMSKSS, from the exons ATGGAAGACTTGTATTTTGTGTATAAATATCTCCCATGGCATTATAACAACAAGTCTCTTAGTCTAATACGTAACTTTCTTTGTGTCCAAATTTCCAAAATGTTTCAGAAGATGAAGCCCTTACCATTGTTGTGTGTTCGTCTGTTCTTCTATGTGTTTGTAATAGCCACATCACCTCATGCCACAACAAAAATCCAAGGCAGCGAAGTAGATGTTCTATTGAAGTGGAAAGCAAGCTTTGACAACCATAGTAGGGCATTGCTCTCTTCATGGATCGGTAACGATCCTTGTAGTAGTTGGGAAGGAATCACATGTTGTGATGACTCAAAATCTATCTGCAAGTTAAATCTCACCAATATTGGCCTAAAAGGTATGCTTCAAAGTCTCAATTTCTCATCACTTCCAAAAATCCGCATCttagttttaaaaaacaattccTTTTACGGAGTTGTTCCTCACCATATTGGGGTGATGTCAAATCTGGAAACTCTTGATTTATCACTTAATAGACTCTCTGGTAACATTCCCAGTGAAGTTGGAAAGCTCAATTCCCTTACCACAATCCAATTGTCAGGAAACAACCTCTCTGGGCCAATCCCATCATCCATTGGTAATTTGATCAAATTGACTTCTATTCTTCTTGATGATAATAAACTCTGCGGACATATTCCTTCCACTATTGGAAATTTGACAAAACTCACTAAGTTATCTCTTATTTCAAATGCTCTCACTGGAAATATTCCAACTGAAATGAATAGGCTTACTAATTTTGAAATTCTCCAGTTATGCAATAATAATTTCACAGGTCATTTACCTCACAATATATGTGTTAGTGGAAAGTTAACTCGTTTCTCCACTAGTAATAACCAGTTCATTGGTCTAGTTCCAAAGAGTTTAAAAAATTGCTCAAGCCTTAAGAGAGTGAGACTTCAACAAAACCAACTGACTGCAAATATAACAGATAGCTTTGGTGTGTATCCGAATTTGGAATATATGGAATTGAgtgataataatttttatggtcatctctctccaaattgggGAAAGTGCAAGAATCTCACAAGCCTTAAagttttcaataataatatatcaggAAGCATACCACCCGAATTGGCCGAAGCAACCAATTTAACTATACTGGACCTTTCCTCGAATCAACTCACAGGAGAAATTCCAAAGGAGCTAGGAAACTTATCCTCATTGATCCAGCTCTTGATAAGTAGCAATCATCTTGTAGGAGAAGTTCCTGAACAAATTGCATTATTGCATAAAATAACTATCTTGGAGCTTGCAACAAATAATTTCAGTGGCTTCATCCCAGAACAACTTGGAAGATTACCTAATTTATTGGACTTGAATTTGAGCCAAAATAAGTTTGAAGGAGACATTCCTGCTGAGTTTGGACaattgaaaattattgaaaatcttGATCTTAGCGAGAATGTTTTGAATGGAACCATACCAACAATGCTTGGAGAGTTAAATCGCTTAGAAACATTGAATCTCTCACATAATAATTTTTCTGGTACCATTCCCTTGACCTATGGTGAGATGTCAAGCTTAACAACTATTGATATATCATACAACCAATTTGAAGGTCCAATTCCAAACATTCCAGCCTTCAAAAATGCTCCAATTGAAGCATTAAGAAATAACAAAGGCTTGTGTGGTAACTCTGGCTTAGAGCCTTGCTCAACATTAGGTGGTAACTTTCATAGTCATAAGACTAAACACATTTTGGTGGTTGTTTTACCCATCACTCTAGGCACTCTATTGTCAGCATTATTTCTTTATGGCCTCTCATGCCTTTTATGTCGAACTTCAAGCACAAAAGAATACAAGACTGCAGGAGAATTTCAAACTGAAAATCTATTTGCAATATGGAGCTTTGATGGAAAATTGGTGTATGAGAACATTGTTGAAGCAACTGAAGAGTTTGACAACAAGCATCTCATTGGGATAGGAGGACACGGAAGTGTTTACAAAGCAGAGTTCCCCACAGGACAAGTTGTAGCGGTGAAGAAACTCCATTCATTACAAAATGGAGAGACGTCCAATCTGAAAGCTTTCGCAAGTGAGATCCAAGCTTTAACTGAAATCCGGCATCGAAACATTGTGAAGTTATACGGGTATTGTTCACATCCATTGCactcatttttggtttatgagttctTGGAGAAAGGCAGTGTGGACAAGATTTTGAAAGACAATGACCAAGCAATTAAGTTGAATTGGAATAGGAGGGTAAATGCCATTAAAGGTGTAGCTAATGCTTTATGCTATATGCATCACAATTGCTCACCTTCAATTGTTCATCGTGATATATCCAGCAAGAATGTTGTTTTGGATTTGGAATATGTGGCTCATGTCTCAGACTTCGGAACAGCCAAGTTTCTTAATCCCGATTCTTCCAATTGGACCTGTTTTGTAGGAACCTTTGGATATGCTGCTCCAg AACTTGCATACACAATGGAAGTAAATGAGAAGTGTGATGTGTATAGTTTTGGGATATTAACCTTGGAAATACTTTTTGGAAAGCATCCTGGAGACATTGTATCAACTGCTTTGCATTCAAGTGGTATATATGTAACAGTCGACGCTATGTCATTGATTGATAAGTTGGATCAACGCCTCCCGCATCCTACTAAAGATATCAAGAATGAGGTGTTATCAATTTTAAGGATTGCAATTCATTGCTTAAGTGAGAGAACACATGATCGCCCTACAATGGGGCAAGTTTGCAAGGAGATTGTAATGTCAAAGTCATCTTAA